From one Methanolobus chelungpuianus genomic stretch:
- a CDS encoding TatD family nuclease-associated radical SAM protein codes for MPDSSKVDSNNSQNRFTGGTIGYESHGNLYLNITNRCTAKCSFCIRDLCDGVYGYNLWLTAEPSYEEIINELENTDLRRYKEIVFTGFGEPTCRLDTVLGITRWLSERGKRVRLDTNGHAKLMYPGRDVVAELKAAGMESVSVSLNAESGEKYNQLCHPAFSDAYDSVLEFTKEAVKAGLRTQMTVVGMPQIDIDKCERIAYRLGASFRVR; via the coding sequence ATGCCTGATAGCAGCAAAGTTGACAGTAATAACTCACAAAACCGGTTCACCGGGGGGACCATCGGCTATGAATCCCACGGGAACCTCTACCTTAATATTACAAACAGATGCACCGCAAAGTGCAGCTTCTGTATCCGTGATCTGTGTGACGGCGTTTACGGTTATAATCTGTGGCTTACGGCAGAGCCCAGCTATGAGGAAATCATAAACGAACTTGAGAATACAGATCTCAGGCGATATAAGGAAATAGTGTTCACCGGTTTCGGGGAGCCAACATGCAGGCTTGATACGGTCCTCGGGATAACCCGCTGGTTGAGCGAAAGAGGCAAGCGGGTGCGCCTTGACACCAACGGCCATGCCAAGCTCATGTATCCCGGACGGGACGTCGTAGCAGAACTCAAAGCTGCGGGCATGGAGTCAGTCTCCGTAAGTCTCAATGCGGAATCCGGGGAAAAATATAACCAGCTCTGTCACCCGGCTTTCAGCGATGCATATGATTCCGTCCTGGAATTCACGAAAGAAGCCGTAAAAGCTGGCCTGAGGACGCAGATGACCGTTGTGGGCATGCCCCAGATAGATATCGATAAATGTGAAAGGATAGCGTATCGCCTTGGGGCCAGTTTCCGGGTCAGGTGA
- a CDS encoding gamma-glutamylcyclotransferase family protein yields MHIFVYGSLKKGFSKHGLMEGSELICRTRTRECFAMIDLHHFPGVLRDRQVSPIYGEVYDISSELLGKLDDYEGDWYYREHVELESGLTAWMYFLREAPCSVEKCGTVTEGIWKEKPVENKNA; encoded by the coding sequence ATGCATATATTTGTCTACGGTTCATTGAAGAAAGGATTCTCAAAACATGGACTGATGGAAGGCTCAGAACTCATCTGCAGGACCCGCACCCGGGAATGTTTTGCCATGATCGACCTGCATCACTTCCCCGGTGTTCTCAGGGACCGGCAGGTTTCCCCTATATACGGCGAGGTCTATGATATCAGCAGCGAACTGCTGGGAAAGCTGGATGACTACGAGGGTGATTGGTACTACAGGGAGCACGTGGAACTTGAATCCGGCCTTACGGCCTGGATGTATTTCCTCAGGGAAGCCCCATGCAGCGTGGAAAAGTGCGGTACTGTAACTGAAGGTATCTGGAAAGAAAAGCCTGTGGAGAATAAAAATGCCTGA
- the engB gene encoding GTP-binding protein EngB yields MADNDDITEGVNFEIVFVGRSNVGKSSLIRELTGQKVRVGKRPGVTLKPTQIRFSDLLITDMPGFGFMSGVKERKQDIVKDQIVRYIERGTERIRLAVMVVDGPVFVEVVDRWESRNEIPIDLEMYDFLRELGIDTVVAVNKMDKLKEEEQNDILDGIADKLGMLPPWRQWIDSIAPISAKQGKIKPLNSIIRQRLHAEKRDDLFRYF; encoded by the coding sequence ATGGCTGATAATGACGATATTACTGAAGGAGTGAATTTTGAGATAGTGTTCGTGGGCAGGTCCAATGTGGGCAAATCTTCCCTTATACGGGAGCTCACCGGACAGAAGGTGAGGGTGGGCAAGCGCCCCGGCGTCACACTGAAACCCACGCAGATACGTTTCTCAGACCTCCTAATTACCGATATGCCCGGTTTCGGGTTCATGAGCGGCGTAAAGGAGCGCAAGCAGGACATTGTGAAGGACCAGATCGTGCGCTACATAGAGAGAGGCACTGAGCGTATCAGGCTTGCTGTAATGGTTGTCGACGGCCCCGTGTTCGTGGAGGTTGTGGACCGCTGGGAGTCAAGGAACGAGATACCCATAGACCTGGAGATGTATGACTTCCTGAGGGAGCTCGGCATCGACACGGTTGTGGCTGTCAACAAAATGGACAAGCTGAAGGAAGAGGAGCAGAACGATATCCTCGACGGCATCGCGGACAAGCTAGGGATGCTGCCTCCCTGGAGACAGTGGATAGATTCCATTGCGCCCATAAGCGCAAAACAGGGTAAGATCAAGCCCCTCAACTCAATTATCCGGCAGCGCCTGCATGCCGAGAAAAGGGACGACCTGTTCAGGTATTTCTGA
- a CDS encoding FKBP-type peptidyl-prolyl cis-trans isomerase: MAIEKGDFIRIKYTGKFSDGMVFDTTDEQLAKDNGIFNPRGVYGGDIIVVGSGQTIKGLDEDFVGKEPGYSGTLTVPPEKAFGKHNPALVETMSVTKLGDQLKGKNPYPGMPVEVNGKRGVIAQIIGRRVRVDFNHALAGKEVEYEYTIEEKIEDKLQKVKGLIALYTGVTDIEAEVTDDLIRIVTPLELSFNQRWLVSKMNIASELIERLGIPHLEYVEKHPYVPPTEEAPAEEAAGTTESEE; this comes from the coding sequence TTGGCAATCGAGAAAGGCGATTTCATTAGAATAAAATACACTGGAAAGTTCAGTGACGGCATGGTTTTCGACACAACCGACGAGCAGCTTGCAAAGGACAACGGTATTTTCAACCCTCGCGGCGTTTACGGCGGGGACATCATCGTTGTCGGCTCAGGCCAGACCATCAAGGGCCTTGACGAGGACTTCGTGGGCAAGGAACCAGGATATTCCGGCACTCTGACCGTTCCTCCTGAGAAGGCTTTCGGTAAGCACAACCCTGCTCTTGTAGAGACCATGTCCGTGACCAAGCTCGGCGACCAGCTCAAGGGCAAGAACCCATACCCCGGCATGCCTGTGGAAGTTAACGGCAAGCGCGGAGTCATCGCCCAGATCATTGGCCGCAGGGTCCGTGTTGACTTCAACCACGCCCTTGCAGGCAAGGAAGTCGAGTACGAGTACACCATCGAAGAGAAGATCGAGGACAAGCTCCAGAAGGTCAAGGGTCTCATCGCTCTCTACACCGGCGTTACCGACATCGAGGCAGAGGTCACTGACGACCTTATCCGCATCGTCACACCCCTCGAGCTCAGCTTCAACCAGAGATGGCTTGTCAGCAAGATGAACATAGCCAGCGAACTTATCGAAAGGCTCGGCATCCCCCACCTCGAGTACGTAGAGAAGCACCCCTACGTCCCGCCAACAGAGGAAGCACCCGCCGAGGAAGCAGCTGGGACCACAGAGAGCGAGGAATAA
- a CDS encoding geranylgeranyl reductase family protein, which produces MMPDDSYDIIVVGAGPAGSTAAMYAARRGHSVLLVDKKKDIGTPLQCGGFLPHYETLRELVPNAELPFTLEEIPASCIHTTTSYQRFISPDGYSKGFNVRADAIDRRRFDKYLARQAAKAGAHLLVGTNVTEVRGTELMMDGAFGDAIVRGKVIIGADGPNSVVAKAANMPRSADPMGTGTAFEYEVSGVDVDREAVEMYFGKDYVPGGYAWIISQGEDTANIGVGIREAMFGEGMCARDYLDRFMHKHPIASKRLEGASVLSIVAGLVPVGGAPKMTATSDTVIAGDAAGHIIATNGGGISTAMVGGKIAGETAADSLEGRCSLIEYDKRWREQMGLEIRTAVYARRLMDKLMLSDRLMSAAIRVISPEHMKAIQCGQLPDPVKKSLLKLNIGLE; this is translated from the coding sequence ATGATGCCTGATGATTCGTACGATATAATAGTTGTTGGTGCCGGTCCTGCAGGTTCCACGGCAGCCATGTATGCAGCCCGGAGAGGCCATTCGGTGCTCCTGGTGGACAAGAAGAAGGATATCGGCACACCCCTGCAGTGCGGCGGCTTCCTGCCCCATTACGAGACCCTGAGAGAGCTGGTCCCGAACGCGGAGCTGCCCTTCACCCTTGAGGAAATACCTGCATCCTGCATCCACACCACCACTTCCTACCAGCGCTTCATATCTCCCGATGGCTATTCAAAAGGCTTCAACGTCAGGGCCGATGCCATCGACCGCAGGCGCTTTGATAAATATCTCGCAAGACAGGCGGCAAAGGCAGGCGCACACCTGCTTGTGGGAACCAATGTCACTGAAGTGAGAGGCACCGAACTTATGATGGACGGAGCTTTTGGCGATGCCATTGTCAGGGGCAAGGTCATCATCGGAGCAGACGGCCCCAACTCCGTCGTCGCAAAAGCCGCCAACATGCCCAGGAGTGCAGACCCCATGGGCACAGGCACGGCGTTCGAATACGAGGTCAGTGGCGTGGATGTGGACAGGGAAGCCGTTGAAATGTACTTCGGCAAGGATTACGTGCCCGGAGGCTACGCATGGATCATCTCCCAGGGAGAGGACACGGCCAATATAGGCGTCGGCATCCGCGAGGCAATGTTCGGGGAAGGGATGTGTGCAAGGGATTACCTTGACAGGTTCATGCACAAGCATCCCATCGCAAGCAAAAGGCTTGAGGGCGCCTCAGTCCTGTCTATTGTCGCAGGCCTTGTCCCGGTTGGTGGCGCACCGAAGATGACCGCCACCAGTGACACTGTAATTGCAGGGGATGCTGCAGGACATATCATTGCCACCAATGGGGGAGGCATATCCACAGCTATGGTAGGCGGCAAGATAGCCGGCGAAACTGCGGCCGACAGCCTGGAAGGCAGGTGCAGCCTCATCGAGTACGATAAACGCTGGAGGGAGCAGATGGGACTTGAGATCAGGACAGCGGTCTATGCCCGCAGGCTCATGGACAAGCTCATGCTCTCGGACAGACTTATGAGCGCAGCCATCAGGGTCATATCACCGGAACACATGAAAGCCATCCAGTGCGGCCAGCTGCCCGATCCCGTCAAAAAAAGCCTCTTAAAACTTAATATAGGTCTTGAGTGA